From Malus sylvestris chromosome 1, drMalSylv7.2, whole genome shotgun sequence:
ATGCAAACAGGCGGAAACTTCACCGAGGCGGTCTCTTCCTAAAAGATCAGCACGAGAGAAGTACAAAAGGTTAGGGGTGGCGTGGAAGGGGGTTGGTACAGAGTGTTCTAGGAGCTGTACAAGGGTTGAAGTCAGTGTCTCTGCCTCCCCTTTTGGTTTACATCTGATCCACCGGAACTGTGTAAACTTCGGCTCCTGGTGTGTCGAGGTTCAGAAAGCGCTTGTTTCTTAAGCACAGGGACCTCCGCATGACAGAACTGCTCGCACAAATCATCCGTTTGGCAGAAGTTATCTAGACCAACATTTTTCAAGGTCAAGTCGCTTGTTCCTTGAGTTTTTGATGAGCTTAGTTGCTGCTGAAAGTATTCCTCGATGTGCGGATCGTAGTCTACTGGGATTGCACCCGTGAGAGTTTTTATAGCAAATTCAATGCATGGATCGGGCCATGAACCCCCAAAAGGCAACTCAGTAGGGGATCCTGACTTCTGTCCAGCATCATCATCCTTTCCAACTTTCCCCCAGCGTTCTGGAATAAAAAGGTTGCCGCTTTCCTGCTTCCCACTGCTCTTATTGTCTATGTCCCCATGATGATCTTTTGGTGTAGTTAGTCCTCCTGAAGAATGGTCACCATCGCTCCTGGCATTGTCAAAACCTATTCCAGTGAGAGTCTCTATTGCAAATGCAATGCAAGGATCCGTGAAGAAATCGCCGAGAGGTAAGTCTGGTTGAAGTCCTGGCTTCTCTTCAGCCTTATAATCGGTTTCAAGTTTTCCTGCATGCTCTTCTGGGCTACTTCGGCTCCCCAATGGGAAAACAGAAGCACACCTTTGCTTAGCGTCACCATTAATTGCTTGTTCCACATTTTGAATATGCTTTTCTGGCTCAACCTCATGATAATCAGGCTGCTGGAATGCACAACTAGGCAAATTACCAAGGGAAGAACCTTCAGTTGTACGGTGTACTCCCTCCCCTGACTGTTTAACAGCAAATCGACGTGCTGGAGTACTTGGTTTCACTTCTGGAACTGGACCAGCTTCAACTCCAGCTAGTCTCATTGAAGCACGGCGAGGAACGATAGGCTCCATCTTGTTCTTTGATTTGCAAAGGTCAAGATGGGTCTTTTTCCCTTCATGTTTTATCAGACCAGTTTCCAGGCATTGCTTATCTGGCGGACCTCCACCTGCAGGAATTGAAATACATTCATTTTTTGTGGAATCACAGTCCTGTTCTTTTTGCTCTGAACCTTTGGATTCTGGAGGATTTAAGCTGCCCACCTCACCTGCAGCATGTCGTGAGTTCGTATCAGATAAAAGCTTATTAACTTAGCGTTGCAGAATAAAAGGTTGGCCTTGGAAATCAGTCGAACTTCCTAAATCATAAcgacaaaaaggaaaataactAAGTCAATTTTCAGAGTCTCAACTCCCACTCCCACataaaagaaagaggaaagaatAAGGAATATATCTATGTGAAAGGACAATACCAAGGGATTGTAAACAAGACGTGAAATTTAAACATTACTCTGATCAGAACTGTGTTCAGGAAGGGACGGGCCTTCGGTTGTATGGCGTGTTCCCTCCCCTGACTGTTCAGTTGCAGCTCGACGGGCTCGAATACTTGTTTTCAGTTCTGGAAATGGACCAACTTCAACTCCAGCTAGTCGCTTTGAAGCACGGCGAGGCAAGATAAGCTCTTTCTTGTTCTTTGATTTGCAGAGGCCAGAACGGTTTATTTCATGTTTTTTCATCCCACTTTCCAGGCATTGGTTATCTGGCGGGTCTCCACCAGCAGGAGCTGAAATGCATTCACTTTTTGTGGAATCACCGTCTTGTTCATTTTGCTCTGAACCTTTGGCTTCTGAAGGATTTAAGCTGCCTAATTCAATGCCCACCCCACCTGCAGCATGTCACAGGTTCATGTCAGTTAAAAGATTATTAACTTAGCGTTGCAGAATAAGGGTTGGCCTAGGAAATCAATCAAACTTACCTAAATCttcaagacaaaaaaaaaaaaaaaaaaaaaaactttctggCAATTTTCAGTCTCGAATCCCACAAAAGATGAAAGAACAAGGAATATATCTATGAAGGATGATACCAAGAGATTGTAAATAAGACGTGAATTTGAACATTACTCTGATCAGAAGTATGTTCAGGAAGGGGCAGGCCTTCTCCGTTACATGAACAATTAAGTATCTCTCCATCCTTCGTTGTCTCGTTGAAGTTCAAACTTGCGTTGTCTAATTTCTGTTTCTTGGTTACAGCAGCAATCCAAATAAGGAAAGACATCGatgaaaatcataatttttactcacaatcaaaattaatgGCAGGCACAGTAACGTTTAAAATCCAGACAATCCATTTTGTAGTAACTTACAGAGGATTTTTCATCTTCCAATTCCTTATCACTGCTGCCACTCGGCTCGACATTTAACCTTCCTGGCTCCTCATTTTCAAGATAGCGATGCACATCCCTGAGAGAGCGGAATACTTTTTCACTTACAGGAGCAATATAATGCTGCACAGAGACAGAATATCATTCAACGGAGGAGTGAACTTTAGGGATGACCCATGATAAAGAGAATGAGTGGAATGAGCTTGAAACTCAAAGCTCATGGAAACTCTTAACAAGGCCATACTGCGCACGCGCACACACTCActcgcagagagagagagagagagagagagagagagagagagagagagagagagttcattACCGTGTCTCTCCTAATCTTACGAGCCTTTTTTGTCATCCGGATTTCTTTGATCCATCCTGGAGGCAGTCTTTCTGCTACAGTCTTCTCAACTACAACCTAAATGCTTGAATAATTAAAGTTTCCATATCTAAATTAGTAAAAGCTGACGATGTTAAACATCTAAATGTAGATAATAAGTAGAAGTTTGAGTCAACGGACATCATCAGAAGGTCGCTTGAGAGTCTCCTCAATTTTCTGTTTGTCTTCACGACTGGTTTTGGAGGTGCTGAGATAGCGAGATACCTCCGCCCTGGAACTAAATCTATGTCCACTTGAGGATTCGTAGTAATACTGCAACAAACACAAATTACAAACACCTCTACTAAATCATCTATCGCAAAACATCGTCCAGAGAAACGAAAATAGCTTTCAAGTTGCAAGTGTAGTTCCCTATAAATACTGATGTCGAATTAAGGAACCTGAAACTTTCGAAATTCGACAGTACAAAGCTCA
This genomic window contains:
- the LOC126615785 gene encoding methyl-CpG-binding domain-containing protein 13-like isoform X1, yielding MADQNSEEWLPAGWTVEVKVRKNGRRDKYYYESSSGHRFSSRAEVSRYLSTSKTSREDKQKIEETLKRPSDDVVVEKTVAERLPPGWIKEIRMTKKARKIRRDTHYIAPVSEKVFRSLRDVHRYLENEEPGRLNVEPSGSSDKELEDEKSSKQKLDNASLNFNETTKDGEILNCSCNGEGLPLPEHTSDQSGVGIELGSLNPSEAKGSEQNEQDGDSTKSECISAPAGGDPPDNQCLESGMKKHEINRSGLCKSKNKKELILPRRASKRLAGVEVGPFPELKTSIRARRAATEQSGEGTRHTTEGPSLPEHSSDQSEVGSLNPPESKGSEQKEQDCDSTKNECISIPAGGGPPDKQCLETGLIKHEGKKTHLDLCKSKNKMEPIVPRRASMRLAGVEAGPVPEVKPSTPARRFAVKQSGEGVHRTTEGSSLGNLPSCAFQQPDYHEVEPEKHIQNVEQAINGDAKQRCASVFPLGSRSSPEEHAGKLETDYKAEEKPGLQPDLPLGDFFTDPCIAFAIETLTGIGFDNARSDGDHSSGGLTTPKDHHGDIDNKSSGKQESGNLFIPERWGKVGKDDDAGQKSGSPTELPFGGSWPDPCIEFAIKTLTGAIPVDYDPHIEEYFQQQLSSSKTQGTSDLTLKNVGLDNFCQTDDLCEQFCHAEVPVLKKQALSEPRHTRSRSLHSSGGSDVNQKGRQRH
- the LOC126615785 gene encoding methyl-CpG-binding domain-containing protein 13-like isoform X2 codes for the protein MADQNSEEWLPAGWTVEVKVRKNGRRDKYYYESSSGHRFSSRAEVSRYLSTSKTSREDKQKIEETLKRPSDDVVVEKTVAERLPPGWIKEIRMTKKARKIRRDTHYIAPVSEKVFRSLRDVHRYLENEEPGRLNVEPSGSSDKELEDEKSSKLDNASLNFNETTKDGEILNCSCNGEGLPLPEHTSDQSGVGIELGSLNPSEAKGSEQNEQDGDSTKSECISAPAGGDPPDNQCLESGMKKHEINRSGLCKSKNKKELILPRRASKRLAGVEVGPFPELKTSIRARRAATEQSGEGTRHTTEGPSLPEHSSDQSEVGSLNPPESKGSEQKEQDCDSTKNECISIPAGGGPPDKQCLETGLIKHEGKKTHLDLCKSKNKMEPIVPRRASMRLAGVEAGPVPEVKPSTPARRFAVKQSGEGVHRTTEGSSLGNLPSCAFQQPDYHEVEPEKHIQNVEQAINGDAKQRCASVFPLGSRSSPEEHAGKLETDYKAEEKPGLQPDLPLGDFFTDPCIAFAIETLTGIGFDNARSDGDHSSGGLTTPKDHHGDIDNKSSGKQESGNLFIPERWGKVGKDDDAGQKSGSPTELPFGGSWPDPCIEFAIKTLTGAIPVDYDPHIEEYFQQQLSSSKTQGTSDLTLKNVGLDNFCQTDDLCEQFCHAEVPVLKKQALSEPRHTRSRSLHSSGGSDVNQKGRQRH
- the LOC126615785 gene encoding methyl-CpG-binding domain-containing protein 13-like isoform X3 → MTKKARKIRRDTHYIAPVSEKVFRSLRDVHRYLENEEPGRLNVEPSGSSDKELEDEKSSKQKLDNASLNFNETTKDGEILNCSCNGEGLPLPEHTSDQSGVGIELGSLNPSEAKGSEQNEQDGDSTKSECISAPAGGDPPDNQCLESGMKKHEINRSGLCKSKNKKELILPRRASKRLAGVEVGPFPELKTSIRARRAATEQSGEGTRHTTEGPSLPEHSSDQSEVGSLNPPESKGSEQKEQDCDSTKNECISIPAGGGPPDKQCLETGLIKHEGKKTHLDLCKSKNKMEPIVPRRASMRLAGVEAGPVPEVKPSTPARRFAVKQSGEGVHRTTEGSSLGNLPSCAFQQPDYHEVEPEKHIQNVEQAINGDAKQRCASVFPLGSRSSPEEHAGKLETDYKAEEKPGLQPDLPLGDFFTDPCIAFAIETLTGIGFDNARSDGDHSSGGLTTPKDHHGDIDNKSSGKQESGNLFIPERWGKVGKDDDAGQKSGSPTELPFGGSWPDPCIEFAIKTLTGAIPVDYDPHIEEYFQQQLSSSKTQGTSDLTLKNVGLDNFCQTDDLCEQFCHAEVPVLKKQALSEPRHTRSRSLHSSGGSDVNQKGRQRH